A single Phoenix dactylifera cultivar Barhee BC4 chromosome 1, palm_55x_up_171113_PBpolish2nd_filt_p, whole genome shotgun sequence DNA region contains:
- the LOC120113084 gene encoding keratin-associated protein 9-1-like, with product MGKQKIVLKVTMTCKTSFMLRAVGKLEGIDEMTVDMEKGTLTVIGIVDPVCIVRVLKKIKVAVSIESINPEKKKEEPKTCKPCPLPCCCGKCQPPCRSVPCCCGKCQPPCPPPCRSVPCRCGKCQPPCPPPCRSVPCRCGKCQPPCPPPCRSVPCRCGRCSPPCPPPCRSVPCRCGRCSPPCPPCPPPSCRSVPCRCGTCPPPFPLPCGLVPCRCGMCLSGYHSMGCEDPSWCTIV from the exons ATG GGCAAGCAGAAGATCGTGTTAAAGGTCACCATGACgtgcaagacaagcttcatgcTGAGGGCTGTCGGCAAGCTTGAAG GCATCGACGAGATGACGGTGGATATGGAGAAAGGCACGCTGACGGTGATCGGAATTGTCGACCCGGTGTGCATAGTGAGGGTGTTGAAGAAGATCAAGGTGGCCGTCAGCATCGAATCCATTAACcccgaaaaaaagaaagaggaaccTAAGACCTGCAAGCCGTGCCCGCTGCCATGCTGCTGTGGCAAGTGCCAACCACCGTGCCGGTCGGTGCCATGCTGCTGTGGCAAGTGCCAACCACCATGCCCACCGCCGTGCCGGTCGGTGCCATGCCGCTGCGGCAAGTGCCAACCACCATGCCCACCGCCGTGCCGGTCGGTGCCATGCCGCTGCGGCAAGTGCCAACCACCATGCCCACCGCCGTGCCGGTCGGTGCCATGCCGCTGTGGCAGGTGCTCACCACCATGCCCACCGCCGTGCCGGTCGGTGCCATGCCGCTGTGGCAGGTGCTCACCACCATGTCCGCCATGTCCGCCGCCCTCGTGCCGGTCGGTGCCATGCCGCTGTGGCACGTGCCCACCACCATTCCCGCTGCCGTGCGGGTTGGTGCCATGCCGCTGTGGCATGTGCCTTTCCGGCTACCATTCCATGGGCTGCGAAGACCCCAGTTGGTGCACCATCGTCTAA